Proteins encoded together in one Felis catus isolate Fca126 chromosome B3, F.catus_Fca126_mat1.0, whole genome shotgun sequence window:
- the ARHGAP11A gene encoding rho GTPase-activating protein 11A isoform X2, with amino-acid sequence MWDRRLVRLALLQQLRAVYGIKVKSGRGQCDRRRHETAATDTAGKIFGVPFNVLPHSVVPEYGHIPSFLVDACTSLEEHIHTEGLFRKSGSVVRLRALKNKLDHGESCLASAPPCDVAGLLKQFFRELPEPILPVDLHEALFKAQQLGTEEKNKATLLLSCLMTDHTTDVLRYFFNFLKSVSLRSSENKMDSSNLAVIFAPNLLQTSEGHEKMSANTEKKLRIQAAVVQTLIDHASDIGHVPDFIQEKIPAMLGIDGLCATPSLEGFEEGECETPGDYKRKPRQSVGDFVSGALNKLKSNRTPSITPQQERTAQLPISPMNLTPNAKRKLPIESSHGFSSKKRKSIKHNFNLELLPTNLFNNSTPASAISGNDSISTSVLRRSKRIASKKICRVESGKAGCFSPKISRKEKVRRSLRLKFSLGKSSKDPNGCPGVDRYENVGRRLANQQSLKNRIESVKTGLLFSPDIDERLTKKGSKKISKSEENLLTPERLDGTSYRMSWTGPTNSGFQEMVTNEVSPIKANLEVESSSSEPDTSVEKLPVSSYEHTLSNVQDKHNNSVTGSCLSGDENHLTTETLVKIQKAFSESGSNLHVLINHSQSSVTNVGKVKLNETSSIEYSPEKNLFETNDLTVIESNEHQSGKEEPSFPERDISLHQTQNLDREATVKCYSTHVKIEHEESICSNIPKDYSVKQELPSDEHVKEQQSLGDKVNPELRESENMIEENLAKHAASTSSSEPITCNITNLSKCRPVRIVKQQSLVETCSATVSESLQMTERGNVSDHIQWFNKLSLNEPNRTKAKSPLKFQRTPVRQSVRRINSLLEYSRQPVRHKLASLGDAASPLVKSVSCDSALSSGMESTSKDSLISYTKSGPKEQKFTGCGQSIVDTGLKSSMELTSQSFSKTKRPPDSTNASLGSTRVCKQEVVSRGQIKVPLDDLTNHDILKSVVNNNAGFSPGINSRVLRKPSEKERVWYKGSPKNPIGKAQLLPTSKPVDL; translated from the exons aataaacTGGATCATGGTGAAAGTTGCCTGGCTTCTGCACCACCTTGTGATGTTGCAGGACTTCTTAAGCAGTTTTTCAGGGAATTGCCGGAGCCCATTCTGCCAGTTGATTTGCATGAAGCACTTTTCAAAGCTCAACAGTTAGGAACAGAGGAGAAGAATAAAGCTACATTACTGCTCTCCTGTCTCATGACTGACCACACAACCGATGTATTAAGATACTTCTTTAACTTTCTCAAGAGTGTTTCCCTTAG GTCTAGTGAGAATAAGATGGATAGCAGCAATCTCGCAGTAATATTTGCACCAAACCTTCTTCAGACAAGTGAAGGACATGAGAAGATGTCTGctaacacagaaaaaaagctCCGAATACAGGCTGCAGTGGTACAGACCCTTATTGACCATGCATCAGATATTG GGCATGTTCCAGATTTTATTCAGGAAAAGATACCGGCCATGTTGGGTATTGATGGTCTCTGTGCTACTCCATCATTAGAAGGTTTTGAAGAAGGTGAATGTGAAACTCCTGGTGACTATAAGAGAAAGCCAAGACAAAGTGTAGGAG ATTTTGTTAGTGGAgcattaaataaacttaaatctaACAGAACACCCTCTATTACGCCTCAACAGGAAAGAACTG ctcAGCTACCCATATCACCCATGAATCTTACACCAAATGCTAAGCGTAAACTACCAATAGAGTCTTCTCATGGTTTCTCAAGTAAGAAAAGGAAGTCCATCAAGCACAATTTTAACTTGGAGTTGTTGCCAACTAATCTCTTCAACAATTCTACACCAGCATCAG CCATCAGTGGAAACGATTCGATCAGTACAAGTGTGCTAAGGCGAAGTAAGAGGATTGCAAGTAAAAAAATTTGCAG GGTGGAATCGGGAAAAGCAGGCTGCTTCTCTCCTAAGATCAGTCGTAAAGAAAAGGTCCGAAGATCTCTTCGTTTGAAATTTAGTCTGGGGAAAAGTAGCAAAGACCCA aATGGGTGTCCTGGTGTCGATAGATACGAAAATGTCGGTCGACGACTTGCAAAtcaacaaagtttaaaaaataggattGAATCTGTAAAAACAGGTCTCCTTTTTAGCCCAGATATTGATGAAAGATTAACAAAGAAAG GTTCAAAAAAGATCAGTAAGTCTGAGGAGAACTTATTAACCCCAGAGCGTCTAGATGGAACAAGTTACCGGATGTCTTGGACAGGACCTACTAATTCCGGTTTTCAAGAAATGGTGACAAATGAAGTTTCTCCAATCAAGGCAAATCTTGAGGTGGAAAGCTCTTCTTCGGAGCCTGATACTTCAGTTGAAAAGTTACCTGTTAGTTCATATGAACACACCCTTTCTAATGTACAGGATAAGCATAACAACAGTGTAACTGGAAGCTGTCTTAGTGGGGATGAAAATCACTTGACCACAGAGACTCTGGTGAAAATTCAGAAAGCATTTTCCGAATCTGGAAGTAATCTTCATGTATTGATAAATCACAGCCAGTCATCAGTAACTAATGTGGGGAAAGTGAAACTAAATGAAACATCTTCTATAGAATACAGTCCAGAGAAAAATCTGTTTGAGACTAATGATTTGACTGTGATAGAATCAAATGAACATCAAAGTGGTAAAGAAGAACCTAGTTTTCCAGAACGAGACATCTCACTACATCAAACTCAAAATTTGGATAGAGAAGCAACTGTAAAATGTTATTCAACTCATGTGAAGATTGAACATGAAGAAAGCATTTGTTCAAATATACCTAAAGACTATTCAGTTAAGCAAGAGTTGCCTAGTGATGAACACGTAAAGGAACAGCAGTCTCTGGGGGATAAAGTAAATCCTGAATTAAGGGAGAGCGAGAATATGATCGAAGAGAACTTGGCGAAGCATGCAGCTAGCACTTCTTCCTCAGAGCCCATCACGTGTAACATAACAAACTTGTCCAAATGCAGGCCTGTGAGAATTGTTAAGCAGCAGTCGCTGGTGGAAACCTGTAGCGCTACGGTTTCTGAAAGCTTACAAATGACAGAGCGTGGTAATGTGTCAGACCACATACAGTGGTTTAACAAGCTTTCTTTAAATGAACCAAATAGAACAAAGGCAAAGTCACCTCTTAAGTTTCAGCGTACACCTGTTCGTCAGTCTGTCAGAAGGATTAACTCCTTGTTGGAGTATAGCAGACAACCTGTACGGCACAAATTGGCGAGTCTTGGTGATGCCGCTTCTCCTCTGGTGAAGTCAGTGAGCTGTGACAGTGCTCTTTCCTCTGGTATGGAAAGTACATCAAAAGATTCCTTGATTTCATATACCAAATCAGGTCCTAAAGAACAGAAGTTTACGGGGTGTGGACAGTCCATTGTTGATACAGGTTTGAAATCAAGCATGGAGTTAACTTCTCAATCTTTCTCAAAGACCAAGAGGCCCCCAGACTCCACGAATGCTTCTCTTGGGTCTACCAGAGTTTGTAAACAAGAAGTGGTGTCCAGAGGCCAAATTAAGGTTCCCTTGGATGACCTGACAAATCATGACATATTAAAATCTGTTGTAAATAATAATGCAGGCTTTTCTCCTGGGATAAATAGCAGAGTCCTTAGGAAAccatcagaaaaagaaagggtcTGGTATAAAGGTTCTCCAAAAAATCCCATCGGAAAAGCTCAGTTACTACCAACGAGTAAACCTGTAGACTTGTAA
- the ARHGAP11A gene encoding rho GTPase-activating protein 11A isoform X1 encodes MWDRRLVRLALLQQLRAVYGIKVKSGRGQCDRRRHETAATDTAGKIFGVPFNVLPHSVVPEYGHIPSFLVDACTSLEEHIHTEGLFRKSGSVVRLRALKNKLDHGESCLASAPPCDVAGLLKQFFRELPEPILPVDLHEALFKAQQLGTEEKNKATLLLSCLMTDHTTDVLRYFFNFLKSVSLRSSENKMDSSNLAVIFAPNLLQTSEGHEKMSANTEKKLRIQAAVVQTLIDHASDIGHVPDFIQEKIPAMLGIDGLCATPSLEGFEEGECETPGDYKRKPRQSVGDFVSGALNKLKSNRTPSITPQQERTAQLPISPMNLTPNAKRKLPIESSHGFSSKKRKSIKHNFNLELLPTNLFNNSTPASVHIDTSPEGSAQSSFSPVAISGNDSISTSVLRRSKRIASKKICRVESGKAGCFSPKISRKEKVRRSLRLKFSLGKSSKDPNGCPGVDRYENVGRRLANQQSLKNRIESVKTGLLFSPDIDERLTKKGSKKISKSEENLLTPERLDGTSYRMSWTGPTNSGFQEMVTNEVSPIKANLEVESSSSEPDTSVEKLPVSSYEHTLSNVQDKHNNSVTGSCLSGDENHLTTETLVKIQKAFSESGSNLHVLINHSQSSVTNVGKVKLNETSSIEYSPEKNLFETNDLTVIESNEHQSGKEEPSFPERDISLHQTQNLDREATVKCYSTHVKIEHEESICSNIPKDYSVKQELPSDEHVKEQQSLGDKVNPELRESENMIEENLAKHAASTSSSEPITCNITNLSKCRPVRIVKQQSLVETCSATVSESLQMTERGNVSDHIQWFNKLSLNEPNRTKAKSPLKFQRTPVRQSVRRINSLLEYSRQPVRHKLASLGDAASPLVKSVSCDSALSSGMESTSKDSLISYTKSGPKEQKFTGCGQSIVDTGLKSSMELTSQSFSKTKRPPDSTNASLGSTRVCKQEVVSRGQIKVPLDDLTNHDILKSVVNNNAGFSPGINSRVLRKPSEKERVWYKGSPKNPIGKAQLLPTSKPVDL; translated from the exons aataaacTGGATCATGGTGAAAGTTGCCTGGCTTCTGCACCACCTTGTGATGTTGCAGGACTTCTTAAGCAGTTTTTCAGGGAATTGCCGGAGCCCATTCTGCCAGTTGATTTGCATGAAGCACTTTTCAAAGCTCAACAGTTAGGAACAGAGGAGAAGAATAAAGCTACATTACTGCTCTCCTGTCTCATGACTGACCACACAACCGATGTATTAAGATACTTCTTTAACTTTCTCAAGAGTGTTTCCCTTAG GTCTAGTGAGAATAAGATGGATAGCAGCAATCTCGCAGTAATATTTGCACCAAACCTTCTTCAGACAAGTGAAGGACATGAGAAGATGTCTGctaacacagaaaaaaagctCCGAATACAGGCTGCAGTGGTACAGACCCTTATTGACCATGCATCAGATATTG GGCATGTTCCAGATTTTATTCAGGAAAAGATACCGGCCATGTTGGGTATTGATGGTCTCTGTGCTACTCCATCATTAGAAGGTTTTGAAGAAGGTGAATGTGAAACTCCTGGTGACTATAAGAGAAAGCCAAGACAAAGTGTAGGAG ATTTTGTTAGTGGAgcattaaataaacttaaatctaACAGAACACCCTCTATTACGCCTCAACAGGAAAGAACTG ctcAGCTACCCATATCACCCATGAATCTTACACCAAATGCTAAGCGTAAACTACCAATAGAGTCTTCTCATGGTTTCTCAAGTAAGAAAAGGAAGTCCATCAAGCACAATTTTAACTTGGAGTTGTTGCCAACTAATCTCTTCAACAATTCTACACCAGCATCAG TTCACATTGATACAAGCCCCGAAGGGTCAGCTCAGAGTTCATTCTCTCCTGTAGCCATCAGTGGAAACGATTCGATCAGTACAAGTGTGCTAAGGCGAAGTAAGAGGATTGCAAGTAAAAAAATTTGCAG GGTGGAATCGGGAAAAGCAGGCTGCTTCTCTCCTAAGATCAGTCGTAAAGAAAAGGTCCGAAGATCTCTTCGTTTGAAATTTAGTCTGGGGAAAAGTAGCAAAGACCCA aATGGGTGTCCTGGTGTCGATAGATACGAAAATGTCGGTCGACGACTTGCAAAtcaacaaagtttaaaaaataggattGAATCTGTAAAAACAGGTCTCCTTTTTAGCCCAGATATTGATGAAAGATTAACAAAGAAAG GTTCAAAAAAGATCAGTAAGTCTGAGGAGAACTTATTAACCCCAGAGCGTCTAGATGGAACAAGTTACCGGATGTCTTGGACAGGACCTACTAATTCCGGTTTTCAAGAAATGGTGACAAATGAAGTTTCTCCAATCAAGGCAAATCTTGAGGTGGAAAGCTCTTCTTCGGAGCCTGATACTTCAGTTGAAAAGTTACCTGTTAGTTCATATGAACACACCCTTTCTAATGTACAGGATAAGCATAACAACAGTGTAACTGGAAGCTGTCTTAGTGGGGATGAAAATCACTTGACCACAGAGACTCTGGTGAAAATTCAGAAAGCATTTTCCGAATCTGGAAGTAATCTTCATGTATTGATAAATCACAGCCAGTCATCAGTAACTAATGTGGGGAAAGTGAAACTAAATGAAACATCTTCTATAGAATACAGTCCAGAGAAAAATCTGTTTGAGACTAATGATTTGACTGTGATAGAATCAAATGAACATCAAAGTGGTAAAGAAGAACCTAGTTTTCCAGAACGAGACATCTCACTACATCAAACTCAAAATTTGGATAGAGAAGCAACTGTAAAATGTTATTCAACTCATGTGAAGATTGAACATGAAGAAAGCATTTGTTCAAATATACCTAAAGACTATTCAGTTAAGCAAGAGTTGCCTAGTGATGAACACGTAAAGGAACAGCAGTCTCTGGGGGATAAAGTAAATCCTGAATTAAGGGAGAGCGAGAATATGATCGAAGAGAACTTGGCGAAGCATGCAGCTAGCACTTCTTCCTCAGAGCCCATCACGTGTAACATAACAAACTTGTCCAAATGCAGGCCTGTGAGAATTGTTAAGCAGCAGTCGCTGGTGGAAACCTGTAGCGCTACGGTTTCTGAAAGCTTACAAATGACAGAGCGTGGTAATGTGTCAGACCACATACAGTGGTTTAACAAGCTTTCTTTAAATGAACCAAATAGAACAAAGGCAAAGTCACCTCTTAAGTTTCAGCGTACACCTGTTCGTCAGTCTGTCAGAAGGATTAACTCCTTGTTGGAGTATAGCAGACAACCTGTACGGCACAAATTGGCGAGTCTTGGTGATGCCGCTTCTCCTCTGGTGAAGTCAGTGAGCTGTGACAGTGCTCTTTCCTCTGGTATGGAAAGTACATCAAAAGATTCCTTGATTTCATATACCAAATCAGGTCCTAAAGAACAGAAGTTTACGGGGTGTGGACAGTCCATTGTTGATACAGGTTTGAAATCAAGCATGGAGTTAACTTCTCAATCTTTCTCAAAGACCAAGAGGCCCCCAGACTCCACGAATGCTTCTCTTGGGTCTACCAGAGTTTGTAAACAAGAAGTGGTGTCCAGAGGCCAAATTAAGGTTCCCTTGGATGACCTGACAAATCATGACATATTAAAATCTGTTGTAAATAATAATGCAGGCTTTTCTCCTGGGATAAATAGCAGAGTCCTTAGGAAAccatcagaaaaagaaagggtcTGGTATAAAGGTTCTCCAAAAAATCCCATCGGAAAAGCTCAGTTACTACCAACGAGTAAACCTGTAGACTTGTAA